The following are encoded together in the Glycine max cultivar Williams 82 chromosome 8, Glycine_max_v4.0, whole genome shotgun sequence genome:
- the LOC100805122 gene encoding pentatricopeptide repeat-containing protein At3g14730 — translation MNGRTLLRTVIPKPQQHHHHCRGFSTYDIGTCISTLQSCAHNANLSKGKELHTHLLKNAFFKSPIAITNLINMYSKCSLINHSLRVFNFPTHHNKNIFAYNALIAGFLANAFPQRALALYNQMRHLGIALDKFTFPCVIRACGDDDDGVMVMKIHGLLFKLGLELDVFVGSALVNTYLKFGLVREAYRVFEELPVRDVVLWNAMVNGFVQIGRFEEALRVFRRMEGNRVVPCRYTVTGVLSIFSMMGDFDNG, via the coding sequence ATGAATGGAAGAACACTCTTGAGAACCGTCATCCCCAAACCACAACAACACCACCACCATTGTCGTGGTTTCTCAACATACGACATAGGAACATGCATTTCCACCCTCCAATCATGTGCGCACAATGCaaacctctccaaaggcaaggaACTTCACACCCACTTGCTCAAAAACGCGTTCTTCAAATCCCCCATCGCCATCACCAACCTCATCAACATGTACTCCAAGTGCTCCCTCATCAACCATTCCCTCAGAGTCTTCAACTTCCCCACCCATCACAACAAAAACATCTTTGCCTACAACGCGCTCATCGCTGGCTTCCTTGCAAACGCGTTTCCCCAACGTGCCCTTGCTCTGTATAACCAAATGAGGCATCTAGGTATTGCTCTTGACAAGTTCACTTTCCCGTGTGTCATCAGAGCCtgtggtgatgatgatgatggtgtcATGGTTATGAAGATTCATGGCTTGTTATTTAAGCTTGGCTTGGAATTGGATGTGTTTGTTGGCAGTGCGCTGGTTAATACTTACCTGAAATTCGGGTTAGTGAGGGAGGCGTACCGGGTGTTTGAGGAATTGCCTGTGAGAGATGTGGTGCTTTGGAATGCCATGGTTAATGGGTTTGTGCAGATTGGGAGGTTTGAGGAGGCTCTTAGGGTGTTTAGGAGGATGGAGGGAAACAGGGTGGTTCCTTGTAGATACACAGTTACTGGGGTTTTGTCGATATTTTCTATGATGGGGGATTTTGACAATGGATGA